The following DNA comes from Flavobacterium sp. N3904.
TCGGGAGCGTTTGACCAGATGAGATACTCACCGCCAAGTTCCATGATTTGTTCTTTCCAAAAATGAGTAGTTGATTTACCAATTATTTTATTTTCATAATTATTTCTGGTAATAATCCAGGAATTGCCTTCCATTTCTTTTTCAAGTTGGTGTTCTTCCCAACCGGTGTAGCCCAAAAAGAAACGAATATTTTCCTTTTTTATCTGGCCATTATTGATGAGATCTTTGGTTGATTCAAAATCACCACCCCAATAGATCCCATTTGAAATTTCAATGCTGTTGGGTATCAATTCGGGGATATTATGAATAAAATAGAGGTTGTCTTGTTCTACAGGACCACCATTGTAAATTTTGAAAGTGGCTTTAATTTCTGGTATTAAATCGTTTATGGAATATTTCAGTGGTTTGTTGATGATGAAACCTACTGATCCATCTGCGTTATGATCTGCTAAAAGTATTACGGATCTATTAAATGACAAATCGCCAATGATAGAAGGCTCTGCAATAAGTAAATATCCTTTTTTTAATTTTTCTGAAATCATAAGGCTATATTTTTTATTAAATTTAATGAAAAAAAAATAAAATAACCAAATTAAATCGTTGAAAAGCAAAAAAAAACCTTCCAGTTGGAAGGTTTAATTATATGAGTTAAACTATTAATTAGTTTACTGCTCCTTCTAAATCTGCTCCAGCTTTGAATTTCACAACATTTTTTGCAGCGATTTGAATAGTTTTTCCAGTTTGAGGATTTCTTCCGTCTCTAGCAGCTCTAGCAGAAACAGACCATGATCCGAAACCTACTAAAGATACT
Coding sequences within:
- a CDS encoding HU family DNA-binding protein; its protein translation is MNKSELIDAIAADAGITKAAAKLALESFLGNVGGTLKKGGKVSLVGFGSWSVSARAARDGRNPQTGKTIQIAAKNVVKFKAGADLEGAVN
- a CDS encoding YqgE/AlgH family protein; its protein translation is MISEKLKKGYLLIAEPSIIGDLSFNRSVILLADHNADGSVGFIINKPLKYSINDLIPEIKATFKIYNGGPVEQDNLYFIHNIPELIPNSIEISNGIYWGGDFESTKDLINNGQIKKENIRFFLGYTGWEEHQLEKEMEGNSWIITRNNYENKIIGKSTTHFWKEQIMELGGEYLIWSNAPENPYLN